The genomic window TTCCTCCAAACTCAGCCTGTTGATCCAATCCTGAGCCCCGGAAATGCGTGGTGCACACACCGTAGGATCTCCGGAATGGCTGTCCACCCCGGTTTGGATGACGGTCACCCCGTATTCGCTTTGCAGGCGTACACACAGCTCTTGCCAGTGACTCACGGGCCATTGTTTCACCGCCCACGTGGGCCCGCTGTGCACCACTACTAGAGGCCGGTCGCCAAGACACGCCTTCTGCAACAGTCTGCGCACGCGCGCCTGTGCCTTGGGAGATACGCACATGCGCGGATATTCCAGCGACTGTCCAGCGCAGCCGAGAATTCGCGCAAACTCCTCCATGAGATGAATGCGCCCACGCGGCAGAGGTGGCACCATTTCGTCCGGCAACAAGGCATGGCAGTCGAACAATGGGCGCGCGAGCCTGCGCAGCCATGCGATGCCCCGTGTGTCCGATGCCAGCACCACATCGGCCACTTTTGCCTGTCGCACGAAGTCCACAAACACCTGCGATGTCAGCACCATGATTCGTGCTCCCGGCTGCTGCCTGCGCAGAGCTCCCAAAGCCGGAAAAAGGCATAGCAGATCTCCCAGCCCGCCGTTGCGCTCTACTATGATGAGGCGGCCTCGCAGCACCTGGGGATGCAAAAACTTGAGCCATGCAGGAAATGCTTTGATCCATGTCTTCACACAATGATCCGGCCCGGCAGCTCCGAGAGCCTTTGCTGTGGGCAGCCAAGCAAGTTGAGCTGATGAGGAAACATGAACCGGTTTTCCTCCGTGATTCGCATGAACTGCATCTGATTCCAGTCCACATCACCTGCATGAGCAGGCGGCGGGCTGCCATAGTGGTGCGGCACGAGGGTGCCTCCGTGTTTCACACAGGCTGCAGGCATCAGCACCTCATAGCCATGATCTTTCATCCAGCGAATCGGCCTCAGCGTTTCGTCGGGAGAATCATGGTGGAGGAAATTTTCCACGATCAACCAAGGGCGCTGTTCACGAATCGTCTTTTCAGCACCTTGCAACACCGGCAGTTCCATGCCCTCGACATCAATCTTGATCACCTCCACCTCCGCGATGGCTTCGTCATCCAGCGTTGTCACCTGCACC from Prosthecobacter vanneervenii includes these protein-coding regions:
- a CDS encoding glycosyltransferase family 9 protein, translating into MKTWIKAFPAWLKFLHPQVLRGRLIIVERNGGLGDLLCLFPALGALRRQQPGARIMVLTSQVFVDFVRQAKVADVVLASDTRGIAWLRRLARPLFDCHALLPDEMVPPLPRGRIHLMEEFARILGCAGQSLEYPRMCVSPKAQARVRRLLQKACLGDRPLVVVHSGPTWAVKQWPVSHWQELCVRLQSEYGVTVIQTGVDSHSGDPTVCAPRISGAQDWINRLSLEETAALLAQARLFIGVDSGLLHLANALQVPAVGLFGPTDPACFMPPDRVGRALSDASLPCIGCHHHASGPLHWRTGCPQDVQCMKGLNVDLVLQRCLPFLL